The segment tgtgaaggtccgccatgtagatgcccatgtcctcaagagtagagctaatgaggagcacaagaacaatgagcaggtagaccaggctgcaaagataggggtgtccaagacaaacctagattgggagcataagggagagttattcctagctcgatgggcccatgatgcctcagatcatcagggtagagatgccacctataagagggcacgagaccgaggagtggatttaaccatggacagtatttctcaagtTATCCAcaactgtgagacgtgtgctgccgtcaaacaggccaagcggatgaagcccctatggtatggtgggcggtggtccaagtacaagtatggggaggcctggcagattgactacatcacactgccccacacacaccaaggcaagcgctacgtgctcacaatggtagaagccaccacaggatggttggagacctaccctgtgcctcatgctactgcccgtaacaccatcctgtgcctggaaaagcaagtcctgtggagacatggtacccctgagaggactGAGTCAGACAAcaggactcatttcaagaacagccttatcagcacctgggccagagaacatggcattgagtgggtgtaccataacccctaccatgcaccagctgcgggaaaagtggaaaggtacaatgggctgctaaaaaccaccttaaaagccttaggtgggggatctttcaaaaatttggAGCAGCAtttggcaaaggccacctggttagttaatacccgaggctctactaactgagtgggccctgcccaatctgagcctttgcatagagtagatggagacaaagtcccagtggtacatgtcaggggtttgttagggaagacagtttggatcaatcctaccttgagtacagacaaacccatttgcggagttgtttttgctcagggaccaggttgcacatggtggataatgcaaaaagatggaagaacaggatgtgtacctcagggagatctgattgttgggtgagaactatgtataaatatcactgtttgctgaatgttaccatcattgtctgtgtatagctgtatattagatgtataatatatgtgtttgtagagtaagaatatatattagttttagtagtaagccgatgatatggggataaggggtggaatgtcctgggttgactatatgatgcttttatccccaatcgtcttgttctgtttatactgaataatatgttttacacctttaagactctcttccagacagtgaagaggggagggaagaagcgcacagtttgttttcagactgctctcactcctccacattcctgctcctggactgtgttttctgcggatggacagacagccggacagagctcctttttccctattttcttgcttttagttagttttacctagctgaagcaaagaagttccctggacggtgattttttccttttttcttggacctgttcaagcctgctctggactgaacacccagaagagcaccagcagctccacctgtggcccccctgtctgggcctgggcagcagcatttccagcaccagagagactgatcaaagactgagtgagccgagctgcaacccagggaggtggctgttctgagtttgcttgtttttttggaTCAGTGaaaagttttgttgtttaatattgtttgggttctattgtttaataaacaggtttctttccactttttctccaaggagatattttctcccaaactggTTGGAGGgtggaggggcaattgaatctgcttttgtagagaagcccctttgggggttatctcccaaattttccctaaaccaggacaaagtCCAAGGGACAAATTTGTGCCAATGAACttcacaccttgaactaggaggatcaattcttgttgtgctcagcagagtctggggacagagagggtttccaaaggaaatcttggtccatgtggggctgaggctccctccaggctggctccagcccctcagggtgcccacagcccagtgccccctccttagccctggggctgcccagggaagagccatggctgaagctctgcaggagcacacaggctcaaccctgctccaacatgggattcatgggccagggcacgctgggctttgcccctacagctcccaagtgtgtccagagaaactgcaaggagaggcgaacctctgtcagtgggacccctctgtgcacagggacccccactcctggggaggctgtgccagggacctccagccctggcaacctggagcaagtggaaagcacaacttgtcaaaatgctgcctgtgcctgaagcaaatgcaaggagaactgagatgtgaaaaataaaatttgtttattacagaagaacagaagcaaaaatacagaagatatttacattcTAAGAAtgtttgtaacaacaacaattgatagaacatatatagagaaaaacctacctagcaaaactatgtgaaatgtatttacagaagtccaAAATAGCCCTAAAATCTATATtctaaaaaacaacaacaaagtgtaaaacatatatacaaaagggtggtgCCTCTGTCGgtgatgtccatcgcacctggaagaaaagcaaatggcacggtcactccagtcaggcacagagggctcttgcatgtgcccccaggctggcacatgcttacccagcagcaggactctgctaccagaactgagcctggctgggtctggcatggagcttgtgtggagcaaagcaggcacaggacgggctgtggatggccaccagaatccagtggcctggctacaatgtccctgagcagggagcacccagcccagccccagcctggcagcaggagacccactctgcctgtcctgctgctggcattgctcttcatgccaagatcatggccgcttcctcaccttcttaatcaatatccatgtcctcaatggactcttccatatccacatccatctcttcgtCCTCATGCACATCCACGTCCATCtcttcttcatcatcctcatccacatccatctcttcctctccagggtcttctccgtctatttccatctcctcctccatatcaatcttggtatctacctccatctcctcctctctgtctgggacagcctgcagaggtagcaaaagcTCAGAgcgggtccctgtcccactccatgcccacagagctccagcccacccgggcaggtggggggtgtccacctccatggaatggcaccataccttcctcagaagaaaggggagcatcctgcagggctggatgatgaaatccaggcactcaggagctgtcaggaatgatcgAGGTGATCGGGGTATCGgggggataagaagagtgaaaggcgagggcaggagcaaggtgcagagtgtgtcaacacagcggccaagggttgtgttgtgccctttgctgggcgctggacgttccagctggagcgtgggctgtgacatcacagttcccaggctccatctgaagtggacagtggagaccatggaatgatggagtccctgaacggttgggcttgcaagggagcctgaagaacaacatcttgttcccagctgagcagtcttcccccagagcatgctgctgagagccctgttgccaaggatgggacatgcacagcctctgtgcacagcctgggccagtgccccaccacccccagtggaaaagagcagcttccttagatgcagcttccatcaacctgctgcagttgaaagccatccccccttgtcctgtcagcacaggccctgctgaacactctgtccccttctttcctgcgggacccttccagtcctgcagagctgcagtgaggctgcccagtgtctcctctctccaggctgagcatccccagccccacttgcccagcagtcagtcacatcagggccagtcaaggctgaagggtagcaaatagcatcaggaactgagagatgcaagctttagacccaggtgtcctggcttgtaaaataagcatgtattctatttttgccatccgttgggggttaggcagtttttcttatctctttcaagaacaatgacactgcctggaagataatctcctgctaatgggctattgaattactcactgtggctggtaagattagttacatcatcccattgggagatgctccacccagagggaggagccaagcatccctgccaccataaaacaagcatttctgagaccacagacagccttcttcgctggatttcccagaggaatcaggaaccaaggcccagctgctccttcgccgcattttcagaaaggatctacacccttctgcagatcgccgctccaggaggagcagccaccatctggctggactactatcaacaccctgacttctcagggtgtcaggtttttctcactctgccagtggttttttgcttgtgctaaattacattgttatttagggttttttttcttcctagtaaaaaactgttattcccattcccatatctttgcctgagagcccttttaattctgaaattgtgataattcggaaggaggggtttaccttttccatttcacaggaggcttttgccttccttcacagactcctgtcttttcaaaccaagacagattttggcgcCTGAACAGGGGCTCGAGggcattgagaaaaaaaaaaagggattaacagttcttaggtagtttaatttttaagtacCACCATGTGGTCtagttttccctggtttgggtggcatgtgGTCGCAAGTGTATTCTTCCCATTTACAGGCCCTTATCTAAATATGGGTCCTATAACTAaagccactgtgtctgttatcaagtttgtcctctgggtgaaggattcatggatctttaatttcctctggatggcaggtacatggattcagagctatcacacactaactgcatgtttttggagttactttaataatggtacctactgtgaggaaatgacacGGGGGGAAACTTTCTCCCAACCTTTTAACCATCTTTTTGGGTCTGCTCCACCAGTTTTCGAAGGGTTAAGATCCACTCTAAGTGCTAATGATATCATACAATGGATGGTGTTGCTGATATGCCTGTTATGTTTAGCACTCAGAGAtaagagaagattaacctggataactaccctgacacctacaccagagactagggatgctgctgcagagcctgacactaccccagagactggagatgctgctgctccagagcctgaccctgccccacagcctgcctcagaaacgaaccacccagattgggtgagggtgctggttaaggagatgcaggagatgcaagagatgctgaaggagtgcatttcaccagctggtgagaagcccgccttttgccttgaagagggacagtctaatagtacagctgtggaacccacaaatgttacaactgtccaggctccagctgaaccacaaaggcagtcacagccagcagcagttgccccggtagaaacaaggaggtctgagatgaaagcagagcacccagatagagataggaatggaggaacctcacaacccacaggggagccagGAGTTGCGATCATCACCGAGTCCCTGACGTACGAAAGTCTCcgtaatctgcacaaagacattgtgcgacgagggcgtgaggcttatactacctggctactccgggtctgggaccttatgggtacaggcgtgcagctggacggtggtgaggcaaggaacttgggacccttaatccaggactcaggtatgaatcagatttttgtaagggagccaggatccctttctctctgggagcggcttttaatgagtgtcagagagaggtttgtccacagggagagaatgcaggagcaccaccatagaatgcgttggaagaccctggaggaagggatccaacagttaagggaagtggcagtattagaggtactctttgggagggatggacaacataataatgaccccgacaaggtcaggtgcacagggcaaatgctgtggagtctggcaaatctggggccatctcagtacaccactttcattgcaacaattgatgctgacactaaccgagagacagtgggctctgttgccaacaaacttaggaattatgagagtatgattaatggcccaatgcaggctcatatctcagctgtgattaaggagttcaaagaagagatgagggaggaaatgaggaaggttAATGCAGCACCCGTATgagtcacaggccccaaagtcagagcccaacattccccagctagagagagagggtacaccccaagggctaatctgtggttcttcctgcgtgaccacggggaagacatggggaggtgggatgggaaacc is part of the Passer domesticus isolate bPasDom1 chromosome 6, bPasDom1.hap1, whole genome shotgun sequence genome and harbors:
- the LOC135304043 gene encoding uncharacterized protein LOC135304043 isoform X1 — encoded protein: MTHAEEAPPYNQLPAEETQYALFTDGSCRMVGMNRKWKAAVWSPTRQVAEATEGEDGSSQLAELKAVQLALDIAEREKWPKLYLYTDSWMVANTLWGWLERWKEANWQRRGKPVWAVEEWKDIATRVGRLPVKVRHVDAHVLKSRANEEHKNNEQVDQAAKIGVSKTNLDWEHKGELFLARWAHDASDHQGRDATYKRARDRGVDLTMDSISQVIHNCETCAAVKQAKRMKPLWYGGRWSKYKYGEAWQIDYITLPHTHQGKRYVLTMVEATTGWLETYPVPHATARNTILCLEKQVLWRHGTPERTESDNRTHFKNSLISTWAREHGIEWVYHNPYHAPAAGKVERYNGLLKTTLKALGGGSFKNLEQHLAKATWLVNTRGSTN
- the LOC135304043 gene encoding uncharacterized protein LOC135304043 isoform X2; its protein translation is MNRKWKAAVWSPTRQVAEATEGEDGSSQLAELKAVQLALDIAEREKWPKLYLYTDSWMVANTLWGWLERWKEANWQRRGKPVWAVEEWKDIATRVGRLPVKVRHVDAHVLKSRANEEHKNNEQVDQAAKIGVSKTNLDWEHKGELFLARWAHDASDHQGRDATYKRARDRGVDLTMDSISQVIHNCETCAAVKQAKRMKPLWYGGRWSKYKYGEAWQIDYITLPHTHQGKRYVLTMVEATTGWLETYPVPHATARNTILCLEKQVLWRHGTPERTESDNRTHFKNSLISTWAREHGIEWVYHNPYHAPAAGKVERYNGLLKTTLKALGGGSFKNLEQHLAKATWLVNTRGSTN
- the LOC135302297 gene encoding ribosomal RNA processing protein 1 homolog, whose protein sequence is MLPFLLRKAVPDREEEMEVDTKIDMEEEMEIDGEDPGEEEMDVDEDDEEEMDVDVHEDEEMDVDMEESIEDMDID